In the Streptomyces sp. NBC_00193 genome, GGAGGACCCCGCGGTGAGCCTCGAGGAGCTGCTGGTCAGCACTGCCGACAAGGTGTGGAAGGGCAAGCGGGTCACCGGCCTGGAGGACCTGCTCATCGACCACCTGGTACGGGCCTCCCCGCCCGGAACCGAGCGCTGGGAGGCCTACCTCGAACTCGACTCACTGCTCGCCCGGATCGCGGACGGAGCGGACGGCCGCCTGACCTTCCAGGCGGCCCACCCGATCCACGTCCGCCGCACCGCCTGAGTCCCCGGCCCGCTCCGGGGGACGATCAGGTGCTGAGGGCGGGCGGCTACAGTGCCGACATGGACGCAGTGAGCACGGCCGCCACCGGAACCGGCACGGGTGCGGGCACCGGTACGGCCCCGACCCTGGAGGACGTGGCGCGGGCTGCCGGGGTGTCCCGGGCCACCGTGTCCCGCGTGGTGAACGGGGTCCGGAACGTGGACCCCGCCATCCAGCAGGCGGTCCAGCGGGCCGTCGCAGCGACCGGGTACGTACCGAACCGCGCGGCCCGCTCGCTGGTGACCCGGCGCTCGGGTGCGGTGGCGCTGGTGGTCTCGGGCGCGGGAGCGGACACCGGCCGGGTGTTCCAGGACCCCTTCTTCGGCCGGGTGGTGAGCGGGGTCGTACGGGCCCTGCGCCCGCGCGGAGTGCACCCGGTGCTGCTGTTCGCCGACGGGGAGGCGGACCGCGCGCAGGTGGTCGCGTACCTCACCCAGGGCGGTGCGGACGGAGCGCTGCTCGTCACCACCGACGGCCGTGACCCGCTGCCCGGGATGCTCGCGCGCGCCGGCCTGCCCGCGGTGCTCTTCGCCCGCCCGGCGCCCGGGGTTCCGCTGGACTGGGTCGACCTGCGCCACCGCGAGGGCGGCGCGCTGGCCGCGCGGCACCTCCTCGCCCGGGGCTGCCGGCGGCTGGCCGCGATCGGCGGCCCGGCGGACGTCCCGGCGAGCCGGGACCGGGTGGCGGGCTTCCGGGAGGAGCTGGCGGGAACGGCGGTACGGGTGGCCGAGGCGGACTTCACGCTGGACGGCGGCGAGCAGGCGATGCGCGCGCTCCTGGCCGAACACCCCGACCTGGACGGGGTGTTCGCGGCGAACGACCTGATGGCCCAGGGCGCCTGCCTGGTGCTGCGCGAACACGGCCGCCGGATCCCGGAGGACGTGGCGGTGGTCGGCTTCGACGACTCCGGCGCGGCGGTGGCGGCCAGGCCCCGCCTGACGACGGTCCGCCAGCCGGTGGAGGAGATGGCGGCGGACATGGTCCGCCTCCTCCTGGACCGGGTGGCCGGCACGGCCCCGGCGGACCCGGCGGCGGTGCTCTTCGACCCGGAGCTGGTGGTCCGCGACTCGGCGTGAGCGCTGCCCGTCCGCGGTCCGTCCGCGGTCCACGCACCGCAGTCGGCGGGCGGGAAATCGGGTGCGGCACGGGCGCGGACCGGGCGATCATGCCCCCATGGTCGAGCTGCCGTGGGACGAAGTGAACAGCCTCTTCGGGCAGGAGGGGAGCTGCATCATCGAGGGATGGGTCGAAGGGACCGGTCCCGAGGACTGGCAGGCAGTCCTGGACCTCGTCGCCGAGAACGGCTGGCGCTGTGAGTACTCCGTGACCGAAGGAGAACCGCTTCCGCTGCCCCCGGTAGAGGCCCTCTTCGACCGGCCCGTCGGCACCGACCGGGCGAGGCTGCGGGTCTGGCCGCACCCGGACGTGCTGGTGATCTTCTGCGCGCTCTCCGCGGCCGAGGTCGACTTCGACGTGGACATCTGCCAGCTCCAGGGACAGGAACGCGTGGACGTGCTGAGCGGGTTCCTCGGTGCGCTCGGGCGCAGGCTGCGCAGGTCGGCGGTGCTGGTTTCCGAGGGTGCCGAGGAGCGCAGCCGCCCGCTCATCGGCTTCGACGTGGGCCGCGACCGCGTGCTGTTGCGGCCCAACGGCTAGGTACTGCCCGGGACATCAGGGCCGCGCGGCCCGGAGGGGCGTGTTCAGCAGTCGAAGGCCGACCAGCAGATGTCGTTGCGGAGGCGCTGGTCGTCGAGGACGAGGGCGCGGATCGCCTCCGGTAGCTGGTCGCGCTGCCACCGGCACTCCCGCCGTCCCGCCGCCTCGGCATCGGCTTCCGGCGCTGCGGCACGTGCAGCCTTGATCGCATAGGCGGCCGCGCCGAGCTCGTGCGCGGCCACGTGGGCGACGGCTCCGGCCTGGCCCGCGGCGTACGCCGCGTGGCGGGCCGCCCCGCGCAGGTCCCTGGCCGCGCCCATCGCGTGGCCGCCCGCCGCACGTGACCGGGTCATCGTGACCTCGCCGCGCACCCACGCGCGGGCGTGCTCGATCGCCTGACGCGGCCGCGGGTCCTCGGGTCGAACCGACTCGAACAGGTCGAGGACGTGCTCCGCGCAGGACGCCGCCCACAGGGCGAGGAGGTGGTGATCCGGGTCGGTGAGCGTCCCGCCCCGGCGGATCGTCACGAAGCGGGGGTCCCGGATCTTCGGGAGGATCATGGGGCGCTCCGTTCCTCGGCCGGGTGGGTCGTCAGCGTAGCGGTGGGGAGCCGCGCCGAGCGGTCCGGCATCAGCCGCCCCGCTCCCGCTAGCCCCCGGCCGTCGTCGCGCCGCCGCGGGTCTGGAGCGAGGTCTGCCAGCCCGGAGCCTCCGCCGTGGGCTCCGGCGGTGTGCGCCGGCCGCCCGCGGCGAAGAAGGCCGCCAGCGGGAGGGTGGCCGCGCCCACCGTGACGGCGTCCGGGCCCAGCGAGCCCATGTCGATCGTGACCCGGGCGGCCGGATGGCGCAGCGAGTAGCGCATCGCGTGTTCCCGTACCGCCGGGAGGATGTGCGGGCCCAGCATCAGGCCCGCCCAGCCGCCGATCAGGATCCGCTCCGGCTGGAAGAGGTTGATCACGTCCGACAGGCCCGCGCCCAGGTACTCCGCGGTCTCGCCGAGGAGGTCCAGTGCGACCTTGTCCCCGCCGCCGGCCGCCGCCAGCAGTGCGGCCAGGGCGTCCTCCTCGTCCCCGACGCCGGCATCCCCGACGCCGGCATCCCCGACGCCGGCATCCCCGCCGACGGCGTCCCCGGCGGCCGCGTCCCCGCCGCCGCCCCGCTCGGCCCATCGCGCAAGGAGCGACTCCGCCCCGGTGTACGCCTCCAGGCACCCCAGCGCCCCGCAGCGGCAGCGCCGCCCGCGGACCTGCACCGTGAGGTGGCCCCACTCCAGGGGTGCGCCCCCGGGGGTGGGGCCGTCCGGGGAGCCGTCGGTGATGAGGCTCGCTCCGACGCCGGAGCCGAAGAGCACGACCACCGCGTCCCGGGCTCCGCGCCCCGCGCCGAACCACATCTCCGCCTGGCCGAGCGTGCGCGCCCCGTTGTCGATGATGTACGGGACCTCGGGTGGCACGGCTCCCGTCGCGCGCAGCAGCGCCTCCAGCGGGACGGCGTCCCAGCCGATGGTCTGCCCGTGGACGACGGTTCCGCCCGGCGCGTCGCGGTCGACGATGCCGGGTACGCCGATGCCGACCCCCAGGAGCCGGTCCGGCCCGACCTCGGCCCGCTCCAGGACGGTGGCGATCCCGCTCCGGATGTGGTCGACGATCGGGCCGACGTCGTAGCAGCCGCGCGGCTGCAACGGGAGCTCGGTGCGCGCCAGTTCGGTGAGGGTGAGGTCGAACAGCTCGACCCTGACCCGGGTTTCGCCGACATCGATGCCGATCATGTGCGCGCTGCCGGGCGCCACGCGCAGCAGCGTACGCGGGCGGCCGCCGTCCGAGTCGACGATGCCGGCCTCCTCCAGCAGTCCGTCCGCGACGAGTTCGCCGACCACGTTGCTGACGGATCCCGAGCTCAGCCCGGTCGCGGGCCCCAGTTCCTGCCGGCTCAGCGGGCCTCCGAAGTACAACTGCTGCAGCACGGCGCTGCGGTTGCCCGTTCGCAGGTCCCGCACCGTACGTCCACTGCGCCCCGTCGTCATGTGACTCCTTCCGCCCCTGACATCGATCGCAACATACCGTGCGGGACCCCCGGGCGCGATCCATCACCGCCACTTACTTCACGCCCTGAATTAATCGGCTCCGTCGAACCGTCGAAAGGGGCCGGGCCGCAAGCCCTCGCCACCCCCGCAGCCGCTCCGCCGCGCCGCGCCCGGCCTTCCTCCCGGGGCGGGCGCGGCTCTTCGTGGTGGGATGGGGGGCGGGGGCAGGTGAACGGCTCACGGAGAGGCGAGAGGTATGTCCGAGGACCAAGAGGGCACCATGCGGGCGATGACGTACGACACGTACGGCGGAGTGGAGGTGCTCTCCGAGACCCGTATCCCGGTACCCAAGGTCGGACCCGGCGAGGTCCTCGTCCGGGTCAGGTGCGCCTCCGTCAACCCCGTCGACTGGAAGATCATGGCGGGCGGTCTCGACGGCCTGATGGACGTCGTGTACCCCGTCGTCCCCGGCTGGGACGTGGCCGGGACGGTCGAGTACGTGGGCATCGACACCCCCGAGTTCACCACCGGCGACGAGGTCGTCGCCTACGCCCGCAAGGACTACGTCCACGGCGGCACCTTCGCCGAGTTCGTCACCGTGCCCGTACGGGCCCTCGCGCCCAAGCCCGCCTCCCTGACCTGGCAGCAGGCCGCGGGGCTGCCGCTGGCCGGCCTCACCGCGTACCAGTTGCTGACGCGCCTGGACACCGGCAAGGAGGACACCGTCCTGGTGCACGGGGCCGCGGGCGGCGTCGGCTCCCTGGGCGTGCAGATCGCCCGGGCGCTCGGGGCGCGCGTCATCGGCACCGCCTCCGCGCGCAACCACGACCGGCTGCGCGAGCTGGGCTGCGAACCCGTCGAGTACGGCGACGGCCTCGCGGAGCGGGTCCGCGCCCTCGCGCCCGACGGGGTCACCGTCGTCGCCGACTTCGTCGGGGGAGTCCTCGACACCACCCTGGCCGTACTGGCCGAAGGCGGCCGGCACGCCTCCATCGCCGACCACACCGTGCTCGGCGCCGGCGGCCAGTGGATGTGGGTACGGCCCGTCGGCGCCGACCTCGCCGAGCTGGGCCGGCTGGCCGACGCCGGGCAGCTCACCGTCACCGTCGCGGAGACCTTCCCGCTCGCGGAACTGGCGGCCGCCTTCGACCTCAGCCGGGAGGGACACACCGCCGGGAAGATCGTCCTGGAGGTCTGACCCCGGTGGGGGCCTGCGGGCGCACGACCGCGCGCCGCCCGGTTCGGGTCCGGGCGGCGCGCGGGGTGTGCGGGTGCCTACGGGCGCCTACGGGAGACGGCCGTCGGGGCCGAGCACGGTGCCGGCCTCCGGGTGGAACTGGTCGTAGCCGCGGTTGTTGCACTGCAGGCCACCCTTGATGCAGTGGTCGACCATGGCCTTCAGGGTGCGCTCGTCCCAGGCGTTGAAGAAGTCGTAGTGGAAGGAGTGGCCGGACCCGCTGGACAGCCTGACCTGGGACATGTCCCCGCTGACCGGGAAGGCCATCTTGAACTCGACCATCGGGACCGCGACCGGGTGGGAGGCGGGGCAGACGTTGTCGTTGCTGCCCGGCTTGGTGACCGGGTAGGCCATGTGCGCCTTGTGGTCCGGGACGTCGAGGTTCTTGCCGTTCCAGCAACTGGGCGACTGCATCCGGATGTTGAGCTGGGAACCGGCCGGGCAGTTGGCCGGGAACTCGGTGTTCTTGAAGCTGTCACCGCACTCCCAGCCCTCGACCCAGCCCTTGTGCGCGCGGAACTCCGCCGCGGTCTGGGTCGGGCTTCCGACGAGGAAGCGCAGTCCCTTGGGGAAGGGGCGCACGCTCGTGTAGTCGGTGACTCCGGTCTTGTAGTAGATGACCTGGGGGCCGGTGGGCAGGACCTTCTGGCTGCCGTTGAGGAGCGTCGGCATCCAGTAGCCGGACAGGTCGCCGAGCGCGGTGCAGGCCGTACTGCCGGCGCTCAGGGAGGCGGTGGTGCTGTTGCCGTCCGTGCCGGTGTTGCCCATGAAGGTGTGGTCGTGCGAGGCGCCGGGCCGGCCCGCGTACACGATCGGGTCGTCGGGCGCGGTCTTGGTGACCGAGCAGTTGGCCTGGAACTCGTGGAAGTAGCGGTCCGGCGGGTTGTTCCAGGACGGGGTCACGCCGGTGACCTGCGGAACGGCCGGGATGTAGCCGTCGCCGTCGGGGTCGTCGCCCCCGGCGGCCGCCGCCACGGCGGAGTGGTCCATGTTCATGTGGACGGCGCCGGAGTCGGGCGAGGCCTGTGCGGTGAGCGTGGTGGCGCCGAGTCCGGCGGCCGCGGTCACGGCGATGGCCGCCGAGGCCAGGAGGGCGGACAGGGTCCGCGGTCGGAGATGCATCGTTCAGCTCCTTCTGGAGGGGGGAGGGGGAGGGCGCACGGGTGGGAGAGCGCTCTCTCACTTGCCCCGGAAAACGCGGGGCGGCCGGTGGCCGCCCCGCGAACCGGGCGTCAGGGGGTGATCAGGGGAAAGAGACGACGGTGGAGGGGGTGGTCGAGGTGCCCGAGGTCGGCGCGCCCGTGTTGTTGATGACGTGCTCGTACTGGCCGTTGCCGCCGAGCGAGACCACGAGGATGTCGTGGAACTTCACGCCGGGCTTCACCGGCACCTGGAAGCCGTGGTCCTGACGGATCGTCGGGTCGACGTTGTAATAGCAGTAGCTGCCCAGGCCCCAGCCCTCGTGGGTGTTGACCGAGTCGGCGACCTTGTAGGCGGCGTATCCCTTGACCGAACCGTTCTGGATCGCGGCCTGGTTGGGGGCGTCGTACGCCTTCTCGTTCTGGAAGAAGATCGTGCGGCCGCGCTCGCCGTTCCACTCCACGTCGTACTTGTTGAAGTGCTCGACGAACAGGCCGGTGGCCAGCACGTCGTCACCGTTGACGCGGAACCCGTAGTCGGAGCGGTTGGTCTCCCAGCCCACCCCGTCGCCGTGGTCGGCGCGCCAGATCCAGGTGTGGTCGACGATCGTGTCATGGTTGTTGATCACCATGCCGACCGTGGCCTTGCCCGCGCCCGCGCCGCCGACGCGGATGAACACGTCCTGGACGGTGGTCGGGTTCGCCGCGTGGTCCGTGGTGGTGCCGGCCGGGCCGACCTCCAGCAGGGTGGGCGAGTTGACCTGGCCCGCGTCGACCAGGAAGCCGGCGAGCTTGACCCCGTCGACGTCGCCGACCTTCAGCGCCGTCACCCCGTTGTCCGGGATGATGGTGGCGAGGCCGAGGCCGAGGACGACCGTGTCCGCACGGTTGACCTGGATGGTCTGGTTGACGTGGTAGACGCCCGGGGTGAAGAGCAGGTGCAGGCCCTGGGCCAGCGCCTGGTTCATCGTCGCGGCGCTGGTGCCGGGCTTGACCACGTAGAACTGGCTCAGCGGGATCGAGGAGCCCTGCGGGGCTCCGTTGCCCCAGGAAGTGCCGCGGGCGTTGGTGCGCTTGGCGGGGACGAACACCTTGTACTCGGAACCGTCCAGGTAGAGGAACGGCTTCTCGCGGGAGACCGGGGTGGTGTCGAGGGTGGTGTAGCGCGGCTCCGGGAAGCTCTGCGCGGGTGCGCCCACGGTGCCGGAGAAGACCTGGTTCCAGACGCCGTTGGACCAGCCGCCGATGGAGCTGTCACGGGTGTACCACTGCTGCTGCGAGTAGTTGCCGACCTGGCCGTCGATCTTCGAGTCGGCGATGAAGCCGCCGGAGGACCAGCCGTAGCCGGACGGGGCGAGGTTGAGGCCGCCCTTGACGTGCATCCGGCGGAACGGCGCGGCCTGGGAGACGGCCCAGCGGTCGGTTCCGTTGACCGGGTTGAGCGCGAGGTTCTCGGCCGAACGCCAGAAGTTCTGCGTGGCGTTGCCGCCGAACCAGCCCGCGTCCACGGTCACGTCGCCGTTGATCGTGGTGTCGTCCGGGCTCAGCCCGAGGCCGGAGATCGAGGTGTAGAAGCCGATCTGGGCGTTGAGCCCGTTGTAGGTACCCGGCTTGAAGAGGAACTGGTAGCGCCCGGAGCCGAACTGCGCCGACTCCTGCTGGGCGAACACCTCGTCCAGCTTGGCCTGGATGTTCGGCGTGGACGGGTCGAAGACGATCACGTTGGGGCCGAGGTCGCCGCCGCCGGGCAGCTGCGGGCCGGTGCCCCCGGTGCCGTAGACCTGGAACTCCCAGAGGGAGTACCCGTATCCGGTGGTCCGCTGGGTGCCGTACACGCGGACGTAGCGGGCGGTGCCGGTGATGTCGTGGGTCTGCACGCCGCCCGTGCCGGTGGCCGTGGAGTAGGCCGTGGACCAGTTCGCGCCGTCCGTGGACAGCTCGACGCGGTACGCCTTCGCGGCGGCGGTCTCCCAGCGCAGGACGACCTGGCTCAGCTGGGCGGCCGCGCCGAGGTCGACCTGTATCCACTGCGGATCGGCGAACTGGCTCGACCAGCGGGTCCCGTTGTTGCCGTCCACGGCCGCGGAGGCGGGGGTGCCGGCGCCCTCGGAGGAGGAGGCGGTGGCGGGCTTGCCCTGGGAGAGCAGCGTGGGCGCGGCGGTCGCCGCGGTGCTCGGCAGGAGCGCGAGGAGGGCCGCGACCAGGGCGGCCGCGAGGGAGGCCACGGTCAGCCGGGACGGTCGCGGGACGCGGCGCGCCGGGTGGGGAGGGTGGGCGGAGAGGAGGGGCATGCGGGGCTACTCCTGACGTTGTGGATCCGGGGGGATCGAAGCGTGAGTGAACTGCCCGGCGCCGGGGCCGTCAAGGGTTTGAGCGTTCATGAACTGAAGATCCAATGACGTGTCAAACACGCATCAGGCCTGTGAACTTGGAGTTTCTTCAATCCTTGTGAAAAGTATTGACGAAAAAACTTTGCACAACTCTACTGAGGCTCTGACCGCTCCGTCCCGCCGTGCCCGCTACAGCGGGGCGGAGCTCTGGTCGGGAGTCCTCGCCGCGTTCGGAGAGTGGGCGCCCATGGTCCGCCCGGTGCCGTCCTGCGTTCGCTACTTGTCGTCAGGGAAGGTCGGGGACGGTGCCGCAGTCCGCCCAGGTCACCTCGGTGCCGGGGAGCGTCGCCGACCAGGGTGCGGCCAGGGCCGCCAGGGTGCTCGCGTCCGGAGGCGTGTGGCCGAGCCCGATCGCGAAGCGGGCCAGGGTCGGGGTCCGCTCGAAGGGCCGGGGCCAGGCGTGGGCGTCCGCGCACCCGGCCTCCGTCAGGGCGCCGAGCAGGGCGCGCAGCCGGCCGCGGGTGCGGCCCAGGTTGTCCTCGAAGTCGCGGGACCGGGAGCCCGTCACGGTGACCACGGCCCAGGCGGCGTGCCGGCGGTGCGGGGGCGTGGCGACGGCGACGGCGTCGGCGAGCCGTGCCGCGGGGCTCTCCTCCAGCGCCTCCCATGTGGCGAACAGTTCCCGCGTGAGCAACTCGGCCATTCCTGAGGTGACTTGGCCGGTGCAGCTACGGATCGGGGCGGAGGGGGTCAGCACGGTGACCGGGTCCCCGGCCGCGCAGGTGGCTGCGGACTCGGGTCCTCCGCACTCGGCTCCTGCGTACGCGGCTGCGCCCTGGGCTGTCGGCGCGGCCGGCGCGGCCTGCGGCAGGTCCAGGGACAGCGGGGTGCGCCAGTCCCAGGCGGCCCAGGTGGCGAAGAAGGTGCGGAGCAGGGGCCCGGGGGAGAGGTCGGGGGCGGAGCGGACCGTGTGGGCGGCCAGCACCGACCAGGCGAGTCCCGGCAGGCCGCCGAAGGGCGCCGAGTCCAGACCCCGGGACCGGGCCCAGGCCTTGACCTCGCGCGCCAGCCGGGCGAACACCGCGTGCTCCGGGCCCACGAAGTCCCGTACCGCCTCGGCGTCGCTCACCGCACTCAGCGCCACCGCCGCGGCCTCGCCCAGCTCCGCCCGCCGGGCGACGGCCCGCTCCGGCGGCACCGGCCC is a window encoding:
- a CDS encoding LacI family DNA-binding transcriptional regulator — protein: MDAVSTAATGTGTGAGTGTAPTLEDVARAAGVSRATVSRVVNGVRNVDPAIQQAVQRAVAATGYVPNRAARSLVTRRSGAVALVVSGAGADTGRVFQDPFFGRVVSGVVRALRPRGVHPVLLFADGEADRAQVVAYLTQGGADGALLVTTDGRDPLPGMLARAGLPAVLFARPAPGVPLDWVDLRHREGGALAARHLLARGCRRLAAIGGPADVPASRDRVAGFREELAGTAVRVAEADFTLDGGEQAMRALLAEHPDLDGVFAANDLMAQGACLVLREHGRRIPEDVAVVGFDDSGAAVAARPRLTTVRQPVEEMAADMVRLLLDRVAGTAPADPAAVLFDPELVVRDSA
- a CDS encoding putative immunity protein, producing MILPKIRDPRFVTIRRGGTLTDPDHHLLALWAASCAEHVLDLFESVRPEDPRPRQAIEHARAWVRGEVTMTRSRAAGGHAMGAARDLRGAARHAAYAAGQAGAVAHVAAHELGAAAYAIKAARAAAPEADAEAAGRRECRWQRDQLPEAIRALVLDDQRLRNDICWSAFDC
- a CDS encoding ROK family transcriptional regulator — translated: MTTGRSGRTVRDLRTGNRSAVLQQLYFGGPLSRQELGPATGLSSGSVSNVVGELVADGLLEEAGIVDSDGGRPRTLLRVAPGSAHMIGIDVGETRVRVELFDLTLTELARTELPLQPRGCYDVGPIVDHIRSGIATVLERAEVGPDRLLGVGIGVPGIVDRDAPGGTVVHGQTIGWDAVPLEALLRATGAVPPEVPYIIDNGARTLGQAEMWFGAGRGARDAVVVLFGSGVGASLITDGSPDGPTPGGAPLEWGHLTVQVRGRRCRCGALGCLEAYTGAESLLARWAERGGGGDAAAGDAVGGDAGVGDAGVGDAGVGDEEDALAALLAAAGGGDKVALDLLGETAEYLGAGLSDVINLFQPERILIGGWAGLMLGPHILPAVREHAMRYSLRHPAARVTIDMGSLGPDAVTVGAATLPLAAFFAAGGRRTPPEPTAEAPGWQTSLQTRGGATTAGG
- a CDS encoding NADP-dependent oxidoreductase; this translates as MRAMTYDTYGGVEVLSETRIPVPKVGPGEVLVRVRCASVNPVDWKIMAGGLDGLMDVVYPVVPGWDVAGTVEYVGIDTPEFTTGDEVVAYARKDYVHGGTFAEFVTVPVRALAPKPASLTWQQAAGLPLAGLTAYQLLTRLDTGKEDTVLVHGAAGGVGSLGVQIARALGARVIGTASARNHDRLRELGCEPVEYGDGLAERVRALAPDGVTVVADFVGGVLDTTLAVLAEGGRHASIADHTVLGAGGQWMWVRPVGADLAELGRLADAGQLTVTVAETFPLAELAAAFDLSREGHTAGKIVLEV
- a CDS encoding DUF1996 domain-containing protein, whose product is MHLRPRTLSALLASAAIAVTAAAGLGATTLTAQASPDSGAVHMNMDHSAVAAAAGGDDPDGDGYIPAVPQVTGVTPSWNNPPDRYFHEFQANCSVTKTAPDDPIVYAGRPGASHDHTFMGNTGTDGNSTTASLSAGSTACTALGDLSGYWMPTLLNGSQKVLPTGPQVIYYKTGVTDYTSVRPFPKGLRFLVGSPTQTAAEFRAHKGWVEGWECGDSFKNTEFPANCPAGSQLNIRMQSPSCWNGKNLDVPDHKAHMAYPVTKPGSNDNVCPASHPVAVPMVEFKMAFPVSGDMSQVRLSSGSGHSFHYDFFNAWDERTLKAMVDHCIKGGLQCNNRGYDQFHPEAGTVLGPDGRLP
- a CDS encoding discoidin domain-containing protein, with product MPLLSAHPPHPARRVPRPSRLTVASLAAALVAALLALLPSTAATAAPTLLSQGKPATASSSEGAGTPASAAVDGNNGTRWSSQFADPQWIQVDLGAAAQLSQVVLRWETAAAKAYRVELSTDGANWSTAYSTATGTGGVQTHDITGTARYVRVYGTQRTTGYGYSLWEFQVYGTGGTGPQLPGGGDLGPNVIVFDPSTPNIQAKLDEVFAQQESAQFGSGRYQFLFKPGTYNGLNAQIGFYTSISGLGLSPDDTTINGDVTVDAGWFGGNATQNFWRSAENLALNPVNGTDRWAVSQAAPFRRMHVKGGLNLAPSGYGWSSGGFIADSKIDGQVGNYSQQQWYTRDSSIGGWSNGVWNQVFSGTVGAPAQSFPEPRYTTLDTTPVSREKPFLYLDGSEYKVFVPAKRTNARGTSWGNGAPQGSSIPLSQFYVVKPGTSAATMNQALAQGLHLLFTPGVYHVNQTIQVNRADTVVLGLGLATIIPDNGVTALKVGDVDGVKLAGFLVDAGQVNSPTLLEVGPAGTTTDHAANPTTVQDVFIRVGGAGAGKATVGMVINNHDTIVDHTWIWRADHGDGVGWETNRSDYGFRVNGDDVLATGLFVEHFNKYDVEWNGERGRTIFFQNEKAYDAPNQAAIQNGSVKGYAAYKVADSVNTHEGWGLGSYCYYNVDPTIRQDHGFQVPVKPGVKFHDILVVSLGGNGQYEHVINNTGAPTSGTSTTPSTVVSFP
- a CDS encoding poly(A) polymerase, yielding GPVPPERAVARRAELGEAAAVALSAVSDAEAVRDFVGPEHAVFARLAREVKAWARSRGLDSAPFGGLPGLAWSVLAAHTVRSAPDLSPGPLLRTFFATWAAWDWRTPLSLDLPQAAPAAPTAQGAAAYAGAECGGPESAATCAAGDPVTVLTPSAPIRSCTGQVTSGMAELLTRELFATWEALEESPAARLADAVAVATPPHRRHAAWAVVTVTGSRSRDFEDNLGRTRGRLRALLGALTEAGCADAHAWPRPFERTPTLARFAIGLGHTPPDASTLAALAAPWSATLPGTEVTWADCGTVPDLP